A stretch of DNA from Piliocolobus tephrosceles isolate RC106 chromosome 21, ASM277652v3, whole genome shotgun sequence:
aaaaaaaaaaaaaaaaaaattatccacaaATGTTCCAGTGACTATGACTGCAGGATCACTGTGTGCCTAAACCTCTAGAAATGTGTGTCTTGTGGCTCAAGTCATTATTAGAGACAACGCGGGTTTTATGGATTCCTGTAGCCTCTCTGGCCTGTTTACTTCAAGGCCATTGCTACATAGACAGtaaaaaaagatgaagtcaaGAGAGATTCAGTTGTCCTTGGTCCGGCTTTTGTCATCCAGTAGCAATCCTCTTAATGCTGGTGGAAATGGCCTTCACTGCTCACCTGTATTTCCTGCCACTGAAGCAGGACTGCCTCTACATGGCCTGGGAGCTAGACGGTAGAGTCAATAGAGACTTAGTAAAGCAGACTTTTTGAAATGTCAATGACTGAGATTGTTAATtgcatccatttaaaaaaattatcaagttATAACTGATGTGGaataaattgtacatatttaaagcGTACAACTTAAGTTCTGACATAAGTGTAAACTCATGGAAGCATTGTTGTAATCGTAAGAATGAGCATATCTCATCTGCATATTTTACTTTTGCTCTTTTATAATGCATTCCAGAATATGCAGGCAACTTTTGACATTCCTTTACAATTGATTGACTTgaattttctggaattttattttagacatcaTAAAgcatgtattttgtgtgtgtgtgtgtggttttatttataCAACTTCTCCTTAGGTAAGGGCCTGAGGTTAACTTCGGGGGTGACAGATATGTCCAACACCATTGATAGGGTGATGATTTCAAAGGGGTATgtacgggtgtgtgtgtgtgtatatatatatcaagacTTTCTgttacactttaaatatgtgcagtagATTGCATGTTGATTACACCTCAGTGAACCTATAAAAAgttattccatttaaaaatccGGGCCTCCCACTTCTATTGGAAGCTGGACAACTTGACAGCCTGCAGTGTTTTGAAACAGCATGGATTGGGTGTCTGGTTTCCAGCATATGTCCCATGTTCCCCAACACTGTTCCTCAGGAAACAGGGAGGGACAGCTATTCCTCAGCGAAAAGGTGTTCCTCAGCACCTGCTGAGTGACCATATTCCCTGAATGTCAGAAAAGTAACACGGTGACTGTTTTGGACAAAATTCTGAGCTTAAAACCTTGCCTGAATCAGTAGCCGCCAAATTCATTGTGCACATCTTATAATTTCCAAGAACATACatattaagtgaatatttttataattgtgaaATGGTCTGTTCAGGGCCCTCATTCCTCAACCTTTTTTTTCAACCACCCTCTCATTAAGGAAGCATACGTATTcatcatggtttttgtttttttgtattatatGTTTTGACATCTTAAAATTCTTGCTGGTTACAGAGAGACTTACCCTACCAGAgttagctaatttcttttttttttttttttttgagacggagtctccctctgtcgcccaggctggagtgcagtggccggatctcagctcactgcaagctccgcctcccgggttcacgccattctcctgcctcagcctccggagtggctgggactacaggcgcccgccacctcgcccggctagttttttgtattttttttagtagagatggggtttcaccgtgttagccaggatggtctcgatctcctgacctcgtgatccacccgtctcggcctcccaaagtgctgggattacaggcttgagccaccgcgcccggccagagttAGCTAATTTCTAAAAATAGTAAACAACTATCTTGGGAGCAAGGCAAGCCAACCACCCTCTTTATCTAACTCTTACTCACCAAACCAATACTTTCCCTGCACTAAATCATCCCAGTGTTACTGCCAGTGAGTTtgcagcagtctgcagcaatttTGGTCCTTGCCTTCTCAGAAGAAAATtcaactgaggaggcagaggttggtttaaggcagaggaagagaccaaggcaagtttttttttagtaggagTGAGAATTTATTTAAGTGTTTTAGAGTAGGAGTGAAAGGAATCAAAGTACACTTGAAAGAGGGCCAAGTGGATTACTTGAGAGGTCAAGGGCCCCACTTGATCCTTGGCTTGGGACTTTATACATTTGCTCATTTCCCAGGCTCTCTATTCTCCTCCCTTGGGTAGGCTGTTGCTTGACTACTGCATGCACAGTGGTcagccagcacttgggaggggccgcATGCAGTAAACATGACTGTTTACTGAAGTCATACATATACTCATTTGGGGTGACTTTCCCTTATGAGTCAAGCACCCTCAGAGGAAGGTGAAATACCAGACAAATTTTGCCATCTCGCCCCATTTTGTGCATGCTTGAAACCTTGTCAGGGATTGCGGTTCACTGGCTCcaggtgttttctatctgttGGAAAACTCTTTTCCTTCCTAGTACCAATCATGGCCGCTTACTATCTCGGATAGTTTTATGCTCTCCTGTCCTTCACCCAATGAGAGCTGGACATCTCAGGGGTCCCTCTCTTGTTCTGTTTATTATCTCAGAGGAAAAGATTTATGGATGGTCCATCCTTAATGCCAAaattgcctgacattcctggggTCCCTCTCTCCTGCCCTACTCATATCTACCTACTCTAACACCAGGGTCAGGATATGAGGCCACTAGAGACCACCCCTGTAAATCAAAGCCAACCAGAATTATTCAGACTAGCCAGTACTCAGCTGTTTGCTCTGATCTGCCTTCCCTTTCCCATGGAAAACACAATAAAGGATCTGGCCTAGGCGCTCCCCTAGCTCTTGCTTCTTCCTTTAGACTAAAACCTGTTCCTCCTGTGGCCCTACATGCCGTACTGTACTTCTCATTTCTAGGGGAATTCTGAGTaacattaaacttttatttcagtgGCATTGAGCTCTCCATGTCCTTTTCCAATAAAGACCCATCCACAAATTGGCCTCTCTTGGCTATGTAATATTACATATCATTCCAGCACTTCTCAGTGCCTTCACCTCTTTTCTCCATTATGCCTGCCACATTATAACACTCCATataatttagcatttttttcatatttcctcCTCTGTCTTTCCTGAGTACAGTGTAAGCTACTGGGGTCTGTCTCTTGTTTTGTAAATGTCCCATGGCGTTAAGATGGTGtctgaaggccgggcgcggtggctcaagcctgtaatcccagcactttgggaggccgagacgggcggatcacgaggtcaggatatcgagaccatcctggctaacacggtgaaaccccgtctctactaaaaatacaaaaaaactagccgggcgaggtggcgggcgcctgtagtcccagctactccggaggctgaggcaggagaatggcgtaaacccgggaggcggagcttgcagtgatccaagatcgtgccctgcactccatcctgggcgacacagcgagactctgtctcaaagaaaaaacaaaaaaactgagtaaacaattcacaaatatttttctttctttccccatacattcctccttctttcatttttttaaaccataagtAAATCTCAATTCTCAATTCAGACACTGTCCACGTAATTGCAGGTGAAATGAGAATCACCTCCCAGCCAAGAAATGTGATCCcaattttccaaatctttgttTCTGGGTTCAGACAACACCTTTTCAGCCCCTGTCTCGgcacataaaaacatttataatgtttcttcttttcagatAAGAAACATTCCCAAAAGGAAATAGATACATCTCAATTTTTGGGCTAGGAACTCTCATTTGGATAAAAGAGTATTGCTCCTTTGGTTGGACCTTAGTGACCATACAGGCAGGAAAGGTGCCTTCCTTGACCACCTTCTTTTGCCTGTCTTCCTCCTCATGGTtctctcaggtatttcttttctgAGGAAACCAGAGGAAGAACTCTATATTAGTCCACTTGCCTCAGGGAGCTCGAGCATCCCTCCATAGCCACTGTCTGCAGACCATTCTTCCACTCCATGGCCCTGCCTGGGAACAATTCTCTGTTAACCCTGACCCAACTGAGGCTCACAAAACTGACTCAAAGCTTCCCTCTACagtacacatattttttaaatgaaggaaatttGAGTGAACTATGAGTGGACTCAGAGTGACATTGGATGTTGTGTGTCCATTTGGTGGTGTGACTTCGGGGAACATATGTAAGACTATATCCCAACATTTCGGAGATCCCTGCAGACTTCACTACACAAGACCTGGTTGAGGGTCCTTTAAGAGGAGCGAAGCCACGCCCTGCCCTCAGAGTCTCAAGGCATAATTTCTCAGCGCCCCTCGCAGTACCATTTGGTCTTTGCCCAGCATGCAGTCGCCCCGGCCAAGTGCACATGAGAACTACATTGCCCAGGAACGTCTGCGCCGCCCGTCGGCGGCGCTCTTAGGGGCGTTTCCCTGTGGACGGAAGCTCTCTGGGCGTGACTTCCGGCATCTTCCTCTCGGCGGACATCTTGTCGGCTCTTAGGTGGTACCATCGGAGCAAAAGCTCGGGGTTGCTGGGCAGTTCCGAGGTGACGGAAGCGGGAGGCTGCGGGAGGAGTCGTTGTTCGCCCATGCAGAGTGGCTCGCCAGCGAACACCCCGCCTCCACCCCCGGGGACGAACGACCACGGTGCCAGGGTCGCGCGACCTGGGACCCGCCTCGCGGCTCTGTGAGGTCTATGAACTATGATGGCGGCGGCCGCGGTGTTGAGCCCGGCGCAGGTGGGTGCTGCGTTCGGCAGACTTTCGCCCGCCCGGAATCCTGAAGTTCCGAATGAGGAGCGCCTGAATCCCTGCTGCGCAAGTCCCAGTGTCCAGGGCAGCGGGGCGCTGGTGGGTGGGACCTCGTCCCTAAATCTGGCATGTAAGGTGGGGGCGAGTGTGACGGGCAGAGGGGCAGCCTGAGCACAGGCTTGGAGCTGGACTGAGCCCGTAGCAGTCGGGAGCGTGTGTGAGCGGTAGTCACGCCTGCAGTGTCGCGGGGAGAAGTTGCACCTTCATTGCGAGGATGATAGGAGCCATGGCGGGTTTTTTAGGGTGGAGGCAAGGGATTTgataaaggatttttaaagcaTTCCAATGTTTGCTGAGGAGGAAACAGACTAAAGTGAGGTAGAAAcgatgaagatggaggcagagcaGGGAGACCTTTGAGGAGGTCCCTGCAACAGTCTCCAGAAGTGTTGCGGTGGTGGCTGGGCCAGAGCAGTGGCAGGAGGGATTTGGGTGAGGAAGTCGTGAGATTCTGGAtagatttttaaagatggaatcaACGGGGTTTCCTGCTGCATCAGATGTGGTCGTGAGTGAATGTAGGGAGGGGAGGGCTATCCaggatttatttttgtctgttttccttcctgaaaatgtgaaagaatgGAAATTGGTAAGTCACAGCAGGGAGCACCTTTCAGGGGGATCAGAAATTGGGGTTTGGACTTGGTGAATCTAAGGTGTTCTGCATTGGAGGTTCACATGAGTAGCTGAACGTGCAGGTCTGGAGTTCTGGAGAGGGCGTTGTGCTAGAGACTTTTAATGCATGAGGCATAAGGGTAAAACCTGTAGTGGATCAGGTTTAGAGGGTGGAATATTAAGGATATTATCTTATGTGGCCTCTGAAGTGAGAGGTAGGGTTAGGGTGGAAGACCAGAGATGAAGGGGTGGACACTTAAGATTCCTTCCAGAAAGGAGGGGTCCTGGCATGTGAAAAGATTCTAGGTGGTGGTGTTGGAAGTAAATGCTTGGTGCTGCAGAGTGAAACCAGCACTCAGGCaaaagttttctcagcaaggcagtTTACTTCTGCGCAAGTGTGCTGCCTGCGTTAATCACGATCACAAGAGCACACTgaacaaaggagggaagggggTGTTATCTCTAACCCATAGTCCCTACCTTCCTCTGTGTCACTCCCCCATGGGCTGGGGTCGAACCGCACAATCTAAGCTGACCCAATTGGGtatattttcccaaataaggaagagggaaggggaaggtgaGTTACAGTGGTGTTACGTGTGTGTTGTGTGGGACGTGTGGTTTTGGCAGGGGGAAAGGGTGCAAAGTGAATAAGGGAACAGATGTGAATTTATGATTAGTGCTGACGGGAAGGTTTTTTACAGTAATTAGGGGCAAGGAGGCATGGAGAAAAAATTAGGTttgagaacaaagaacaaggaagtTAACAGTAAACCTTTGAAGAGCAATTTTATTATATCTTACAGTGTCAGCAAGAGGAGAGGGCTGTAGAGCATATGTAGCCTGGCCTGCACTGGAGACCAAGGTGAGGGATGCAGTAGATTTGCCACCCTACAGGCTCAGCATGCCTTCATGGGCGCTGCCTGTGGAGCAGTTCCATCCCCAACCAGTGCACTGGTGCCTCAGTTACCCAAACCCTCAGATAAGCAGTAATGAAGGATCACTGCAGCTCCCCTTCAGAGGAATGTGTATCAGGTAGGCTGGTTTAGTGCAAGGACTAGTGTACACCTTGCAAGTCCACAGAAGTAGGGaactaaaaaatgtatatacaaagtAAGGTAAATTTATAGTAGCACTTAATGATTGGTCAAAATATTAACTTGCCTTGAAGTATTTTTTTACAATGGAAAATCTTaccaaattttcttaaaaacttttaaagCAGGCGAAacagacataattttttaaaaaactcatcagTTAATTTGCATGGATAGTAGTAGCTGTTTTAAAGGCGCTTGAGATGTACAGACAATCCTGATACAAACAATagccctatgaggtaggtgcCGTTTTTATCCCCACTTTTAAGATGAAGACACTCAGACACTGGTCTTTGTTTATATTCACGCAGCTGGTAGGAGCCAGCACTGAGATCTGAGTATCTGAAGTTAGAGAGGTAACCCAGAATCTTTCCTGCCAAAGGGCAGGGTGGACAGAGCTTAGGGAAACAGTTCAGTCCATGAGATCCCACTGTGGGAACCTGCCACTCCCAGTTTCCCTCCTCTTGTGAGGTTGCCATGGTGGCAGAAACTTGTGATTCCTGCCTAGATGAGTGCAGATTGTCTCACGCCCTCACTTAGCCCAACACAGCCCCATTATCTCAGCAACTCAGTATGAAGAATGATAGTGCTCTGGGACTCTTCAGTGTCCCTTCTGTCTACTGTTTGAGGAGGTCCTGCAGTCACCCAAAGCTCTGTGTTGTAAATTCTGTTTTGGAGTTACATGGAGTTTCCATTTCTGGCAAGCAGTGGGATGAAGTGTGGAACATTATCTCAGGCACAGGAACCAGCATGTGCATATACTTCACTTGAGGCTAAACTAGGAGTGTTTGGGGAACCTCAGGTCTCCATTATGTCTAGTGGGATCAGACAGCAGGGACAGGATTCGGCCCAGAAATGGCAGCCTGAGGATCTGGGTTTCTTTGCTGAGAGAATTGAGAGCCACTGCAGGTTTGGAGCTAGGAGGGAGTGATCTGACTTTGGTCTTAACCAACTTTCTCTGACTGTACAGTGAAGAAAAGACTATGGGAGTGAGGATGAAGGAAGGAATACCACTGAGGAGTTTAATGCAACAGTTCAGGTTGGACCACAGTGGTGGCTGTAGAGGTTGGAGATGTGGATGGATTCTGAATCATTTTTCTTAAAGTGGGACCAACCAGATTTTCTGATGTGgaggatgagaaagaaaaggggaggggTGAAGGATGACCCTGGATGTTTTCGTCTGAGAAGATATAAATATACCATCAACTGAGGTGACAAAGTTGGTGGTAGGAGTACCTTTCAGAGGTAATATCAGTAGTGCAGTTTGGCTGTGTGGAATCTACCATGTTCCAAAGACACTTGCATGGAGGTGTCAAGTCAACAGCTGGACAGAGATCTGAAAGTTCAGAGAAGGGATTCAGGTTGGAGCTGTCCACATGGTGGCTGCCCAGCATGTGGATCAGGATTAAGGCTTGCTTCCAATTTAGAGAGAGAATCTTTAGGTCATGGTGACAGTGCCATCATGCACTGTAAGGGCAGGCACAGCAGGGTGGAGGTAGTGGCCATCTTAGAGGAtagaagagggaaggaagtgtCCTTGGGAGGAAGGAGAATAATAGGGTCCCAGGCCAGGTAGCAAAGTGTTCCAGAGAGAGAGTGGATGTGAGGTGAACTACTGTAGTAATAGAAGGGAGGTGACAGTGAGGCCAAAGCCGTGCTTATTCAGCTCTTTATGTGCTCCTCAGGCTTCCGTGGTGACCTTTGGTGGGACCTGTGCAGTTTCAGTCAAGCTAGTGAATTAGCCCAGAGACAGATTGGGACAGTAGGCAGAATCACTGTGTTTGGGGAGGTGCCCAGTGAGTGTGGGTTTTGAATGAGTTAAATGTTGAGAAAGAGCCTGTGACTGACCTCAGTAGTACAACAGCAAAGCAGAAAAGGGCTGAGTTTATCTGAGATCTGCACATGGTTCTGGATTGCTAATTGACCCGTGAAATGAGCCAGGAAGGGAGAATTTAATAACTGGATTCAGGGCAACCCATGGCAGTGTGTCCATTGATCAGGACCAGATGTTATCCTGGATGCTTTATCCAAGCATTCTCTGGATGCTGTGTGCAGATTTGCATGTGGGGAAGCCGTGGAGGTACCTATGTTGTGGGTGTCCATAGACGTAAAGGAGGTATGGCCAAAAGGGTGATGTGCACATGGAGATGGAGTGTGAATTCATGAGCCCAGAGCTCTGGTACCGAGGGTTTCTGAGACAGTGCTGAGCTCAGTCACACCAAGGCCTGTTATGTCATTTGAGTTAGATGTGACAAGGAGTCCCGGAGAGAGAGGCTGCCCTTCAGCTCAGTTGTCCATCCCACACAGGGCTGTGTGACCTTCACGGATTTATTTGTGTACTTAGGAGGAATGGGAGCTGCTGGATGAGGCTCAGAGActcttttattatgaaataatggTTTCTGTGCTTTGCATTTATAGTCTCCCTGGGTGAGGCCCCAGTATCCCATTTTTCTGGACTGGGCCCTACTCTTCCTTTTTGCCCTGGGGGTTGCTCTTTCCTTTCCATAGTTAGAGCATGGGCACTGCTGTCTTCTCCGATTCCCTCACATAGGTCCCCTGGGTGCCAAGGCTCAGCTAGATGCATTGCCTCCTCTCTTCCCTGTGTTCCTTAACTCCTGCTGCCCTGAAGCCTTGCCAGGAAGGGTTTGGGGGTCAGGAGTCCTGAGGTGGCCCAGTGAATCCTGCTTGGCCTCTCCCCGGCCAGGTGACTGTCCACAATCATGACACCTCTGGACTCCGGGCTCTACCCGCTTCCTCTAATTGTAGTTTCCTTGAGTCTGCCTGTGTCAGATCATGGTCACCACCTGTGGGCCCCTTGCACTGTTCCTGCAGGACAATTTTCTGAGGTTCGTTTTgtagtatttgttttcttgcaGTTTTGCATGGGTGGGCTACTCTGGGCTAGTGCTTTCACACTCAGTCTGTTTCATCTTTCCCCTGTGCTTTGTATCTTCCAGATCCTTTGTGGTTGCTGAATTGTAACAAGAGAGAGAACCCTGAGTGCCTGAGAGGGCATGACTCTAGTCACAGCAGGAGGGGCTTGGACAGGCCCTGGTGAGTGGGAGCTGAGGGACGCCATAACCTCAGGGCTGGGTTCCTGTAGTTCCAGAAACCTATGATGTGCCCATCACAAGTGCCAAGGCTAGAGGCCCTAACTTAGTTCTACCTTTTTATCCCCATTCTGTACACTCTTGTCATTTCTAATCTGACTTCTGACCCAGGGCTGTCTTCTCCCATTTTCTACCAAAGGGCCTCTTAGTAGAGCAATAGCTCTGTCTCTGCAGTGCTTTCCAATATTGGACTACACTTAACACTGATGTGTCATAAGATGTGTGCATATCCTTAAATAGTCCCTGAACATGTTACTTGTTTTTAGTCACATTTTCCTAGGCCTGGACACACATTTCGGCATAGCACTTACCTGTCACCCACAGTCAGCCAAGGTCCTGCTAAAAGTCATTGCAGAGGATGAAGTTGGAGACCTTGTACTACACCCCATCCTCGTGTCTTTGTTTCTTGTGAGGCCATCTCCATTCTGTGACTTTTAGATTCCAGTACTGTACAGCAGCCTTTTCTTCAACCTGATCCTAGCTCTGTTCCATCAGGAAACTTAGGTACTCAGTCCTGGGTACAACAGACACACGTTTGTGATGGAGTTGCCCCACCCACCAAAGTCAGCATGTACATCAATAGTATTTTTCTGCCTTCAGGTTGTTGGCATGGAGTGAAGGATGAAGCGTCATCTTCTGAACAGAGCATTTCTATAGCAGTGTCACATGTTAATACTTCCAAGGCAGGTTTGCCCACACAGACAGCTTACCCTTGTGACATATGTGGCCCCATCTTGAAAGATATTTTGCACCTGGATGCACACCAGGGTGCACACCATGGACTGAAACTTCACACATGTGGGGCATGTGGGAGACAATTCTGGTTCGGGGCAAACCTTCGTCAACACCAGAAGTGTTACAGTATAGAGAAGCCCTTAAGAAGGGATGAAGGTGAGGCCTCAGTTGTGAAGAACTACACAGTTAGCAAAGAACCTCACCCATCAGAGAAACCCTTTACGTGTAAGGAGGAGCAGAAAAACTTCCAGGCTACTTTGGGTGGCTGCCAACAAAAGGCCATCCGCAGTAAGAGGAAGACACACGGGAGCACTGAGAGTGGGGGTGCATTTCATGGTGAACAGATGCATTACAAGTGCAGTGAGTGTGGGAAAGCTTTCAGCCGCAAAGACACACTTGTCCAGCACCAGAGAATTCATAGTGGAGAGAAGCCTTACGAGTGCAGCgagtgtgggaaggccttcagCCGCAAAGCTACACTTGTCcagcatcagagaattcatactggagaaaggCCTTATGAATGCAGCGAATGTGGAAAAACCTTCAGTCGAAAAGACAACCTTACTCAGCACAAGAGAATCCACACTGGAGAAATGCCTTATAAGTGCAATGAATGTGGGAAATATTTTAGCCATCACTCCAATCTAATTGTACACCAGAGAGTTCACAATGGAGCAAGGCCTTATAAGTGCAGTGATTGTGGGAAAGTATTCAGACACAAGTCTACACTTGTTCAGCATGAGAGTATTCACACTGGGGAAAATCCTTACGATTGCAGTGATTGTGGGAAATCCTTTGGCCACAAATACACCCTCATtaaacatcagagaattcacactgaGTCAAAGCCTTTTGAGTGCATTGAATGCGGGAAATTCTTTAGTCGAAGTTCTGACTTTATTGCACACCAGAGGGTTCACACTGGTGAAAGGCCTTTTGTGTGCAGTAAATGTGGGAAAGACTTTATCAGAACGTCCCACCTTGTTCGACACCAaagagttcacactggagaaaggccaTATGagtgcagtgaatgtgggaagGCCTACAGCTTAAGCTCCCACCTCAATCGGCACCAGAAAGTTCACACTGCAGGCAGGCTTTAGGAGTGCTTTGAATACAACAGGACTCATCAATCAGAGGTTGAATTTCATATATCTGAACATTGATACAAAGGAGATTCCTTATGGTGCCAGGTATGTAGGAAGCTTCGAGGGATATGTTGCACTTTCTGACTTGTTCAGGTTTTTTGCCAGAGTTTTGTCGCTGTCAATGCCTGTGGCCAAAACCATCTTAACTCTACCAGCTTAGATACCCCAGCATTGGGGAACGCAGGGTTTTGTATTCTCCAGTCCCTGGAGAAAATCATGAGATGCCTGAGTTCATTGGGGGTCCTCATTCCGTTCTGTATGACAGGTATAGGTATGGACATGACCCATCTTTAGCCACGAGGGTCTGCACTGTATCTGCTGGTGTCTTATACAGAAGGTTTACTTTCTTCGTGGATATTCTTGGTCTCACATACTTGTAATGAGTTTTTCCAGCCTCCAAGTCACCTGGCCTGGGAAAGTACTTGCCTCGTGTTGCTCTGCTTTGTGGTAATAAAGGCTTTACAGTTTAAGCCACTTTTTATCTTGGGGGTTCTCCTTACTCTCTGGAGTGGATTGAAAACAGACTCTGCCAAACTGAAGACAGCCTTTGTGGGGCACCTCCAACTTTGCCTCAAATGGGACAGTGGGTTGAGGGAGAACAGTTCTTAGTTCAGTTTTGATGTTAACTTCCATAGCTGACAAACCTTGTTAAGTAAGAATTCAGATCTTGTGTAGACCTGATTTGTCTGGATTATTTGAGAGCCCATATATCACCTTGAGGAGGGTGCTGCTGCTGTGACAGCCTGCAGTGTTTTGAAACAGCATGGACTGAGTGTCTTGTTTCCAGCATATGTCCTATGCTCCCCAACACTGTTGAGGGAAAGCTGTTCCTCAGGACCTGCCGAGTGGCCATATTCCCTGAAGGCCTGAATCTGGTACACAGGCCACTGTTGGTAAGATCTAAAACATGCAGTAGGGAAACAAAATGGATAAATACTGGGTGTGGATAATTGGTATTGGGGAGATTGCGGCGAACTAGAGGGGAAGTACCATTGTAAAACACATCCACAGACAGTCCAGGCACTGAGGCTGAATGGGATCAGGTATCCAGAAATCTCAGGATCTCCAGGGCCGTGTTAACTCTTAGGTCAAGATCACTGGTGCAGCAACGAATGTAGTTTTCCTAgattcctctgcctccctgggctcTTTACCTAATGTCTTTGCTGCACAGGCGGTAACCTTGGGAGTAAAGAGGTGTGGGGGTCCAAAGAAGTAGCTTTTGTGACCAGCTGGAGTGTCTGGTGACTCTCTTGGCAGTGGTCCTCATTGTTTGCCAGTTTTTCTTACTACTGAGGAAGAGATTGTCTTGCCAAGGTGTTTGGAGTGATAAGAGTCACCATAGTGATGTAGAGTCACTCTTAATGATGTCCAGTTTCCAGTAGAAGTGGGAGACCCAGATTTTTTAAAGGGATAACTTTTTATAGATTCACTGAGGTGTAATCAACATGCAATatattgcacatatttaaagtgtaccaGTAAGtcttgatacacacacacacacttgaaacTATCACCCTATCAGTGGTGTTGGGCAGATCTGTCACCCCCAAAGTTAACGTCAGGCCCTTAACCTTTATCTCAGTGCTCTCCTTCCCCCAAAATCTCTAGGCAACCATTGAGTAGTTTTCACTATAGGtaaatttgtcttttctagaattttatgtaagTCTGTCTATAAAGtgttaattttgtttgttgtCTTCATGCAACAGAAGTTGAAATTTGTCCATGGTATGTATGAatagcccattttaaaattactgagtcatattctgtatggatataccacagtttatccatttatcttgATTGGTGTCTGCACTCCacaccccattttttttttttttttttttttttttttttgagacggagtctcgctctgtcgcccgggctggagtgcagtggccggatctcagctcactgcaagctccgcctcctgggtttacgccattctcgtgcctcagcctccccagtagctgggactacaggcgcccgccacctcgtccggctagttttttgtattttttttagtagagacggtttcaccgtgttggccaggatggtctcgatctcctgacctcgtgatccgcccatctcggcctcccaaagtgctgggattacaggcttgagccaccgcgcccggcccacaccccatttttaaatactaaaaagcTGCTGCAGATATTGATGCATGAGTCTTTATATGGACACTTAGAACATTTTTAAGCAGAGGTATTGAAGGTGTGGCCATGTTTCTTACtgattatagtaaaatatattggAAAAGAGATACAGGGAAGAACTGCGAAACAGAAAAGACCCAAGATTTGATGATTTGGGAAATTCTCAGCTC
This window harbors:
- the ZNF134 gene encoding zinc finger protein 134 isoform X1, which codes for MTLVTAGGAWTGPGCWHGVKDEASSSEQSISIAVSHVNTSKAGLPTQTAYPCDICGPILKDILHLDAHQGAHHGLKLHTCGACGRQFWFGANLRQHQKCYSIEKPLRRDEGEASVVKNYTVSKEPHPSEKPFTCKEEQKNFQATLGGCQQKAIRSKRKTHGSTESGGAFHGEQMHYKCSECGKAFSRKDTLVQHQRIHSGEKPYECSECGKAFSRKATLVQHQRIHTGERPYECSECGKTFSRKDNLTQHKRIHTGEMPYKCNECGKYFSHHSNLIVHQRVHNGARPYKCSDCGKVFRHKSTLVQHESIHTGENPYDCSDCGKSFGHKYTLIKHQRIHTESKPFECIECGKFFSRSSDFIAHQRVHTGERPFVCSKCGKDFIRTSHLVRHQRVHTGERPYECSECGKAYSLSSHLNRHQKVHTAGRL
- the ZNF134 gene encoding zinc finger protein 134 isoform X2, producing MYINSIFLPSGCWHGVKDEASSSEQSISIAVSHVNTSKAGLPTQTAYPCDICGPILKDILHLDAHQGAHHGLKLHTCGACGRQFWFGANLRQHQKCYSIEKPLRRDEGEASVVKNYTVSKEPHPSEKPFTCKEEQKNFQATLGGCQQKAIRSKRKTHGSTESGGAFHGEQMHYKCSECGKAFSRKDTLVQHQRIHSGEKPYECSECGKAFSRKATLVQHQRIHTGERPYECSECGKTFSRKDNLTQHKRIHTGEMPYKCNECGKYFSHHSNLIVHQRVHNGARPYKCSDCGKVFRHKSTLVQHESIHTGENPYDCSDCGKSFGHKYTLIKHQRIHTESKPFECIECGKFFSRSSDFIAHQRVHTGERPFVCSKCGKDFIRTSHLVRHQRVHTGERPYECSECGKAYSLSSHLNRHQKVHTAGRL